In Microbacterium sp. AB, a single genomic region encodes these proteins:
- a CDS encoding DoxX family protein, whose product MAITASHPRVFAGDRPARSREAVAQSAVAGTTTSRRTLAVLRLATGFIFLWAFLDKTFGLGFSTPVERAWLNGGTPAQGFLKGDAVTGPLKGFFASLATPLTDVLFMLGMLGIGLAVMLGIGMRVAAVAGSAMMLLMYLAEWPFIANAASTNPVVDYHIIYALALIVLAATAAGDTWGLGAWWKSLPIVQKQRWLV is encoded by the coding sequence ATGGCCATCACCGCGTCCCACCCTCGCGTCTTCGCAGGCGACCGCCCAGCGCGGTCACGCGAGGCCGTCGCGCAGAGCGCCGTCGCCGGCACGACGACGTCGCGTCGCACCCTCGCCGTGCTCCGGCTCGCGACGGGCTTCATCTTCCTCTGGGCGTTCCTCGACAAGACCTTCGGGCTCGGATTCTCGACTCCCGTCGAGCGCGCCTGGCTCAACGGCGGCACGCCGGCACAGGGCTTCCTGAAGGGCGACGCGGTCACGGGCCCGCTCAAGGGCTTCTTCGCCTCGCTCGCGACGCCCCTCACCGACGTGCTGTTCATGCTCGGCATGCTCGGCATCGGCCTCGCCGTGATGCTCGGCATCGGGATGCGCGTCGCCGCCGTCGCCGGCAGCGCCATGATGCTCCTGATGTACCTCGCGGAATGGCCCTTCATCGCGAACGCCGCGTCGACCAACCCCGTCGTGGACTACCACATCATCTACGCGCTCGCCCTGATCGTCCTGGCGGCCACGGCGGCGGGCGACACCTGGGGCCTCGGCGCCTGGTGGAAGAGCCTGCCGATCGTGCAGAAGCAGCGCTGGCTCGTCTGA
- a CDS encoding aromatic ring-opening dioxygenase LigA — MSNTATILSTGRARAVRLIGILGLVAGIVLIVGGGVVWGTVSSQLAAEKITVSEDASFLAGAEVRGPLTAFAQADIIQEHALAASDGLTYAELEQDDPVRTTMMNASFLRASLFTSVVSFGVSAFAIGTGLVVGAFGWALTALVPRASKQLAD, encoded by the coding sequence ATGAGCAACACAGCCACCATCCTCAGCACCGGCAGGGCACGCGCAGTGCGCCTGATCGGCATCCTCGGCCTCGTCGCCGGCATCGTCCTCATCGTGGGCGGCGGCGTCGTGTGGGGCACCGTCAGCTCGCAGCTGGCCGCGGAGAAGATCACGGTGTCGGAAGACGCGTCCTTCCTCGCCGGAGCCGAGGTGCGCGGCCCGCTGACGGCGTTCGCGCAGGCCGACATCATCCAGGAGCACGCCCTCGCGGCGAGCGACGGCCTCACCTACGCCGAGCTCGAGCAGGACGACCCGGTCCGCACGACGATGATGAACGCCTCGTTCCTGCGCGCGTCGCTGTTCACGTCCGTCGTCTCCTTCGGCGTCTCCGCTTTCGCGATCGGCACGGGCCTCGTCGTCGGAGCCTTCGGCTGGGCGCTCACCGCGCTCGTGCCCCGCGCCTCGAAGCAGCTCGCCGACTGA
- the pflB gene encoding formate C-acetyltransferase — protein sequence MTITDPGTRSLADEGTGQPAWRGFDTGTWTAGIDVRDFIQRNYTPYTGDDTFLHGPTARTIGLWRKLMHMFPEERERGVYDVDATTPSTITSHAPGYIDEPEELIVGLQTDAPLKRAIMPFGGWRLVATALKTYGYEVPEDLERTFTTYRKTHNDGVFDVYPPAVKRARHSHLITGLPDAYGRGRIIGDYRRVALYGVDALIAAKRGERAELDATFATEDVIRAREENAEQIRALQELVRMAATYGYDISGPARTAREAVQWLYFAYLGAVKEQNGAAMSIGRNSAFLDIYFERDIAEGTLTERDAQELVDDLVIKLRLVRFLRTPEYDSLFSGDPTWVTETLGGTGEDGRTLVTKTAFRLLQTLINLGPSPEPNLTVLWSPDLPEGFKRFCAGISIETSAIQYESDRLIRGSSGDDAAIACCVSPMRVGKQMQFFGARVNLAKALLYAINGGRDELTGEQIAPVSAPLGEEVLDYDTVWEAYMSLLEWLAAQYVEALNCIHAMHDKYAYERLEMALHDGDVLRTLACGIAGLSVAADSLSAIRYARVTPIRDESGLVTDYRIEGEYPAFGNDDDRVDAIAVEIVERFMEMLRKHPAYRGATHTQSVLTITSNVVYGAHTGNTPDGRRAGEPFAPGANPMNGRDRHGMLTAGLSVAKLPYTDAQDGISLTSTVIPSGLGRTRDEQTDNLVGLLDAYTASDGYHLNVNVLNRETLLDAMEHPEEYPQLTIRVSGYAVNFIRLTPEQQRDVISRTFHGAV from the coding sequence ATGACCATCACCGACCCCGGAACCCGTTCGCTCGCCGACGAGGGGACCGGCCAGCCCGCATGGCGTGGCTTCGACACCGGAACCTGGACGGCGGGCATCGACGTACGCGACTTCATCCAGCGCAACTACACGCCGTACACCGGCGACGACACGTTCCTGCACGGCCCGACCGCCCGCACGATCGGGCTGTGGCGGAAGCTCATGCACATGTTCCCCGAGGAGCGCGAGCGCGGCGTCTACGACGTCGACGCCACGACGCCGTCGACCATCACGTCGCACGCGCCGGGGTACATCGACGAGCCCGAAGAGCTCATCGTCGGCCTCCAGACCGATGCGCCGCTGAAGCGCGCGATCATGCCCTTCGGCGGATGGCGCCTCGTGGCGACCGCGCTGAAGACCTACGGATACGAGGTCCCCGAGGACCTCGAGCGCACCTTCACGACCTACCGCAAGACGCACAACGACGGCGTCTTCGACGTCTACCCGCCCGCCGTGAAGCGAGCGCGTCACAGCCACCTCATCACCGGTCTCCCCGACGCCTACGGCCGCGGCCGCATCATCGGCGACTACCGTCGCGTGGCGCTCTACGGGGTCGACGCGCTCATCGCCGCGAAGCGCGGCGAGCGGGCGGAGCTCGACGCGACCTTCGCGACGGAGGACGTCATCCGCGCCCGCGAGGAGAACGCCGAGCAGATCCGCGCGCTGCAGGAGCTCGTGCGGATGGCCGCCACGTACGGCTACGACATCTCGGGCCCGGCGCGCACCGCCCGGGAGGCCGTGCAGTGGCTGTACTTCGCCTACCTCGGCGCGGTCAAGGAGCAGAACGGCGCGGCGATGTCGATCGGGCGCAACTCCGCCTTCCTCGACATCTACTTCGAGCGCGACATCGCGGAGGGGACGCTCACCGAGCGCGACGCCCAGGAGCTCGTCGACGACCTCGTCATCAAGCTGAGGCTCGTGCGGTTCCTCCGCACCCCCGAGTACGACTCGCTCTTCTCCGGCGACCCCACCTGGGTCACCGAGACGCTCGGCGGCACGGGCGAGGACGGACGGACGCTCGTCACGAAGACGGCGTTCCGGCTCCTCCAGACGCTCATCAACCTCGGCCCGTCGCCCGAGCCCAACCTCACCGTGCTCTGGTCGCCCGACCTCCCCGAGGGCTTCAAGCGGTTCTGCGCCGGCATCTCGATCGAGACCTCGGCCATCCAGTACGAGTCCGACCGCCTCATCCGCGGCTCCTCGGGCGACGACGCCGCGATCGCCTGCTGCGTCTCGCCCATGCGCGTCGGCAAGCAGATGCAGTTCTTCGGAGCCCGCGTGAACCTCGCCAAGGCGCTGCTCTACGCGATCAACGGCGGGCGCGACGAGCTCACCGGGGAGCAGATCGCGCCCGTCTCCGCTCCGCTCGGCGAGGAGGTGCTCGACTACGACACCGTGTGGGAGGCGTACATGAGCCTCCTCGAGTGGCTCGCCGCGCAGTACGTCGAGGCGCTCAACTGCATCCACGCGATGCACGACAAGTACGCGTACGAGCGGCTGGAGATGGCCCTCCACGACGGCGACGTGCTGCGCACCCTCGCCTGCGGCATCGCGGGGCTCAGCGTCGCGGCCGACTCGCTGTCCGCCATCCGGTACGCGCGGGTGACCCCGATCCGCGACGAGAGCGGTCTCGTGACGGACTACCGGATCGAGGGCGAGTACCCGGCGTTCGGCAACGACGACGACCGCGTCGACGCCATCGCGGTCGAGATCGTGGAACGCTTCATGGAGATGCTGAGGAAGCACCCCGCCTACCGCGGTGCGACCCACACGCAGTCGGTGCTCACGATCACCTCGAACGTCGTGTACGGGGCGCACACCGGCAACACCCCGGACGGACGCCGTGCGGGCGAGCCCTTCGCCCCCGGCGCCAACCCGATGAACGGCCGCGACCGGCACGGGATGCTGACGGCCGGGCTGAGCGTCGCCAAGCTCCCCTACACGGACGCGCAGGACGGCATCTCGCTGACCTCGACGGTCATCCCCTCGGGGCTCGGCCGCACCCGCGACGAGCAGACGGACAACCTCGTCGGGCTCCTCGACGCCTACACCGCATCGGACGGGTACCACCTCAACGTCAACGTCCTCAACCGCGAGACGCTGCTGGACGCGATGGAGCACCCCGAGGAGTACCCGCAGCTCACCATCCGCGTGTCGGGGTACGCGGTGAACTTCATCCGGCTGACGCCCGAGCAACAGCGCGACGTCATCAGCCGGACCTTCCACGGGGCGGTGTGA
- the pflA gene encoding pyruvate formate-lyase-activating protein, whose amino-acid sequence MSAALLSPPARRDALAARRSGERGTVHSWELVTAVDGPGTRMTLFLSGCPLRCQYCQNPDTWVMRDGTETAASEIVDRVLRYRDVFARTGGGLTISGGEPLLQSAFVERVFTACHDAGVSTALDTSGFLGVRATDRLLDATDLVLLDVKSGTEDVYRRVTGRELEPTVAFGDRLSARGNRIWVRFVLVPGLTDAIDNVGAVADIVARWRTVERVEVLPFHQLGASKWAERGLRYALEDVRSPDEATVERVRSQFRARGLTVY is encoded by the coding sequence ATGAGCGCCGCCCTCCTCTCCCCGCCCGCCCGAAGGGACGCGCTCGCCGCGCGCCGTTCGGGCGAGCGGGGGACGGTGCACTCCTGGGAGCTCGTGACAGCCGTCGACGGCCCCGGAACACGGATGACGCTGTTCCTCAGCGGCTGCCCGCTCCGCTGCCAGTACTGCCAGAACCCCGACACGTGGGTGATGCGCGACGGCACGGAGACCGCCGCGAGCGAGATCGTCGACCGCGTCCTGCGCTACCGCGACGTGTTCGCCCGGACCGGAGGCGGGCTCACGATCTCCGGCGGGGAGCCGCTGCTGCAGTCGGCCTTCGTCGAGCGGGTCTTCACCGCCTGCCACGACGCGGGCGTCTCCACGGCGCTGGACACCTCCGGGTTCCTCGGCGTACGCGCCACCGACCGGCTGCTCGACGCCACGGACCTCGTCCTGCTCGACGTGAAGTCGGGGACCGAGGACGTCTACCGGCGGGTCACCGGGCGCGAGCTCGAGCCGACCGTGGCGTTCGGCGACCGGCTGAGCGCGCGCGGAAACCGCATCTGGGTGCGGTTCGTGCTCGTCCCGGGGCTGACCGACGCCATCGACAACGTCGGCGCCGTCGCCGACATCGTCGCGCGCTGGAGGACCGTGGAGCGCGTGGAGGTGCTTCCGTTCCACCAGCTCGGCGCGTCGAAGTGGGCGGAGCGTGGCCTGCGCTACGCCCTCGAGGACGTCCGGTCGCCCGACGAGGCGACCGTCGAGCGGGTGCGGTCGCAGTTCCGCGCCCGCGGCCTGACGGTCTACTGA
- the corA gene encoding magnesium/cobalt transporter CorA produces MPIIDNAVYVDGTRIADPVSLDQTFEYMRARKGLAWIGLVRPTDEELTTVAAEFGLHGLAVDDARNGHQRAKLERYGDTLFVVLRPAWYDDAAETVEFGELHVFVGHDFVVTVRHGDAPDLSRVRRRMEADPDLLRRGAESVLYAILDEVVDQYDPVIRGVENDIDEIEDALFADTGTPLSRRIYELSGEVIAFQRGTQPLTGMLDALLRGGSKYGVDVELQRLLRDVNDHVLRLNDRIVSFRAILDNALTVNATIVTQRQTETSLVQNEQVKKISGWAAILFGPTLVGAIYGMNFDVMPELHWVWGYPAALGLMATTSLALWVVFKRKKWM; encoded by the coding sequence ATGCCCATCATCGACAACGCCGTGTACGTGGACGGCACCAGGATCGCAGACCCCGTGAGCCTCGACCAGACCTTCGAGTACATGCGTGCCAGGAAGGGACTGGCGTGGATCGGCCTGGTGCGGCCGACCGACGAGGAGCTGACGACCGTCGCGGCCGAGTTCGGCCTCCACGGCCTCGCCGTCGACGACGCGCGGAACGGGCATCAGCGCGCCAAGCTCGAGCGCTACGGCGACACGCTCTTCGTCGTCCTGCGTCCCGCCTGGTACGACGACGCCGCCGAGACGGTCGAGTTCGGCGAGCTGCACGTGTTCGTGGGTCACGACTTCGTCGTCACCGTCCGCCACGGGGACGCTCCGGACCTCTCCCGCGTGCGCCGGCGGATGGAAGCCGACCCCGACCTGCTGAGACGCGGCGCCGAATCCGTCCTCTACGCCATCCTCGACGAGGTCGTCGACCAGTACGACCCGGTCATCCGCGGCGTCGAGAACGACATCGACGAGATCGAGGACGCGCTGTTCGCCGACACCGGAACGCCGCTCTCGCGACGGATCTACGAGCTCTCGGGCGAGGTGATCGCCTTCCAGCGCGGCACCCAGCCGCTCACGGGGATGCTGGACGCCCTGCTGCGCGGCGGCTCGAAGTACGGGGTCGACGTCGAGCTGCAGCGTCTGCTGCGCGACGTGAACGACCACGTCCTGCGGCTGAACGACCGCATCGTGTCGTTCCGAGCCATCCTCGACAACGCGCTGACCGTCAACGCGACGATCGTGACGCAGCGGCAGACGGAGACGTCGCTCGTGCAGAACGAGCAGGTCAAGAAGATCTCCGGCTGGGCGGCCATCCTCTTCGGCCCGACGCTCGTCGGCGCGATCTACGGCATGAACTTCGACGTCATGCCCGAGCTGCACTGGGTGTGGGGATACCCCGCCGCGCTCGGTCTCATGGCGACGACGAGCCTCGCGCTGTGGGTGGTCTTCAAGCGGAAGAAGTGGATGTAG